One Chordicoccus furentiruminis DNA window includes the following coding sequences:
- a CDS encoding peptidase C39 encodes MKNPLHYQLTEYDCGPTSMLNALAYLFEREQIPPEIVRETMLFCMDRHGRDGICGKEGTSYMAMMFLSNWYNNFGTSGQLPVFCRYLRGADVNLRPDGAIRTALQEGSAVVVRLWLEEPHYVLLTGTCREGFRMFDPYYEPDAPEETGILAVRDQPEKCNRIVPAGYLDREGNELYALGDLADREAIILTNTENEVADGGNI; translated from the coding sequence ATGAAAAATCCTCTGCATTATCAGCTGACCGAGTATGACTGCGGCCCGACGTCCATGCTCAACGCGCTGGCGTACCTCTTTGAACGGGAGCAGATTCCGCCGGAAATTGTCCGGGAGACGATGCTGTTCTGTATGGACCGGCACGGGCGCGACGGGATCTGCGGCAAGGAGGGAACCTCCTATATGGCGATGATGTTCCTGAGCAACTGGTACAATAATTTCGGAACCAGCGGCCAGCTGCCGGTGTTCTGCCGCTATCTGAGGGGAGCAGACGTGAATCTGCGGCCGGACGGAGCGATCCGGACCGCGCTGCAGGAGGGAAGCGCCGTGGTTGTCCGTCTCTGGCTGGAGGAGCCGCATTATGTTCTTCTGACAGGAACGTGCCGGGAAGGTTTCCGGATGTTTGACCCTTACTATGAGCCCGATGCTCCGGAGGAAACGGGGATTCTTGCCGTCCGGGATCAGCCGGAGAAATGCAACCGGATCGTGCCGGCCGGATATCTTGACCGGGAAGGAAATGAGCTCTATGCGCTCGGCGATCTGGCTGACCGGGAGGCGATCATCCTGACGAATACGGAAAACGAAGTCGCCGACGGCGGAAACATCTGA